One region of Vallitalea okinawensis genomic DNA includes:
- a CDS encoding FMN-dependent NADH-azoreductase, with translation MSKTVLYIAANSKPEELSISKTVARKFINTYKNAYPDDVLEELDLYYAGIPEMKYEYFSERSTLVEGEAFEKLSSEEKINVKKIKDLSDQFVKADKYIIAAPMWSMSFPAILKRYIDCVMINGKTLKINEKEIDPLLDDKPRSLLFIQSSGGVYPFFINWKVNHGYEYIKDITKGIGISHFDKILVQGTAQYENGPDVAIDKAISQFEEVLRTF, from the coding sequence ATGAGCAAAACTGTTTTGTACATTGCTGCAAACTCTAAACCAGAAGAATTATCTATCTCTAAGACAGTAGCAAGAAAATTTATCAATACCTATAAAAACGCATATCCTGATGATGTCCTTGAAGAACTGGACTTGTATTATGCTGGTATCCCTGAAATGAAGTATGAATACTTTTCTGAGCGATCTACGTTGGTCGAAGGTGAGGCTTTTGAAAAGCTTTCATCGGAAGAAAAGATTAACGTAAAAAAAATTAAAGACCTTAGTGATCAATTTGTTAAAGCTGATAAATATATCATAGCAGCTCCAATGTGGTCCATGTCTTTTCCAGCAATCTTAAAACGTTATATTGACTGTGTCATGATTAATGGTAAGACATTAAAGATTAATGAAAAAGAAATTGACCCTCTACTGGATGACAAGCCAAGAAGCTTATTATTTATTCAATCATCTGGTGGGGTTTATCCCTTTTTTATTAACTGGAAAGTTAATCATGGCTATGAGTACATCAAAGATATTACAAAAGGGATTGGCATTTCTCATTTTGACAAAATATTGGTACAAGGAACTGCTCAATATGAAAACGGACCAGATGTTGCAATTGATAAGGCCATCAGTCAATTTGAAGAGGTTCTTAGAACATTTTAA